A part of Bacteroidia bacterium genomic DNA contains:
- a CDS encoding DUF4331 domain-containing protein — MILGTTQALLMASSHREAPLIANDPLADNTDLYAFRSPDDPNSVTLIACYVPAEDAFGGPNYHSFGENIRYEIHIDNDVTTTGDDIIYRATFSKVNEDPTTFFNIRLGQQNLKTTYTLERSVDGGQTFVTIVSNGIVPPANIGPRSIEGPVGLGANSYEDLITAAITTAATGEKVYCGPADDPFFVDLGGIFDLGDSPRQGTTTMRDGLAGFNTHAIVIQVPIATLQKDNKSVNMAANILDGDFVIGVWASASRQQMRTLNTDGSFTESGPWVQVSRLGMPLTNEAVIPIGQKDDWNSRTPYNENPAHALYFYNPELALYMDDALFGGAVPAFSALRIQRKSLGAFDFGNGNDGLYGLKGNPALDGTALDDAVFGTLLLPGPGQPRSVDLWPAFHTGVPNVIPYQLATGKGGNPLAAGKPFVNNFLPNGGDMLRLNMAVPVTDRTDPAFSSLGLINAAVVGLTDPTYANTNIEFIPNMDGFPNGRRLEDDVTRIELQAVAGVVLAAVGLWYDDYSPANPEASPVTNQLLNVLQYSTGVESNDAAFKPMFPYLASPWRGTEAGQ, encoded by the coding sequence ATGATTCTGGGCACGACGCAGGCCCTCCTGATGGCTTCCAGCCACAGAGAAGCGCCTCTGATCGCCAACGACCCGCTGGCAGACAATACGGACCTGTATGCCTTCCGGTCGCCCGACGATCCCAACTCCGTGACACTGATCGCCTGTTACGTTCCTGCGGAGGATGCGTTTGGCGGTCCCAATTATCATTCATTCGGAGAAAACATCCGCTATGAGATTCACATCGACAACGATGTGACTACCACTGGCGACGACATTATCTACCGTGCGACTTTCTCCAAAGTGAATGAGGATCCCACCACTTTCTTCAACATTCGCCTCGGACAACAAAATCTCAAAACCACCTATACGCTCGAAAGAAGCGTGGACGGCGGACAGACTTTTGTAACCATCGTTTCAAACGGTATCGTTCCTCCCGCCAATATCGGTCCCCGCTCAATTGAAGGTCCTGTCGGCCTCGGCGCAAACAGCTATGAAGACCTGATCACCGCAGCGATTACAACGGCAGCTACCGGCGAAAAAGTTTACTGCGGTCCCGCTGATGATCCGTTTTTTGTCGATCTGGGCGGAATCTTTGATCTGGGCGATTCTCCCCGCCAGGGTACAACCACCATGCGCGACGGACTGGCCGGTTTCAACACACATGCGATTGTCATTCAGGTGCCGATTGCTACCTTACAGAAAGACAACAAGAGTGTAAATATGGCAGCCAATATCCTCGACGGAGACTTTGTCATCGGTGTATGGGCTTCTGCCAGCCGCCAGCAAATGCGCACCCTGAATACTGACGGTTCGTTCACCGAATCTGGTCCATGGGTACAGGTTTCACGCCTGGGTATGCCTCTGACCAACGAAGCGGTTATTCCGATCGGCCAGAAAGATGACTGGAACTCACGCACCCCTTACAATGAAAACCCTGCCCATGCCTTGTATTTTTACAATCCAGAATTAGCGCTTTATATGGATGATGCTCTTTTTGGTGGTGCAGTTCCTGCTTTTTCTGCTCTTCGGATTCAGCGCAAATCGCTTGGCGCGTTTGACTTCGGCAACGGTAATGATGGTTTGTATGGCCTGAAAGGCAATCCTGCCCTCGACGGTACGGCTTTGGACGACGCAGTATTTGGAACCCTTCTGCTTCCCGGTCCGGGGCAACCCAGATCTGTAGATTTGTGGCCTGCTTTCCATACCGGTGTGCCGAATGTGATCCCTTACCAACTGGCTACCGGAAAAGGTGGAAATCCATTAGCAGCAGGCAAACCATTTGTCAACAACTTCCTGCCCAATGGTGGTGATATGCTTCGCCTCAATATGGCCGTGCCGGTAACTGACCGTACCGATCCTGCTTTCTCTTCACTCGGGCTGATCAATGCCGCAGTAGTGGGGCTTACCGATCCGACCTACGCCAACACCAATATTGAATTTATCCCCAATATGGATGGTTTCCCCAACGGGAGAAGGCTGGAAGATGACGTAACACGGATCGAACTCCAGGCCGTGGCCGGTGTAGTACTCGCAGCCGTCGGGCTTTGGTACGATGACTATTCACCCGCAAATCCGGAAGCATCACCTGTAACGAATCAGTTGCTGAATGTGCTCCAGTATTCTACCGGTGTGGAGTCCAACGACGCAGCATTCAAACCCATGTTCCCTTATCTGGCATCTCCCTGGCGCGGCACTGAAGCCGGTCAATAG
- a CDS encoding SUMF1/EgtB/PvdO family nonheme iron enzyme, whose protein sequence is MTSHIPLLLLILLPLAGMAPESAEKPAPLRAGKDFALFFAVDTYDDPGWKDLKNPGRDADALAAELRDVFGFQTAVHKNKTRNEIFAILAQWSNKSFPADGQLLIFFSGHGDFNTFLTTGFFVSREGKYDDPYNDSHLDLNKIGNIVTNIPCKHILLAIDACYSGTIDREIAFNDKAKPTIHGSETTTEADRQAVIALQLRNKSRLLLTSGGKERTPDGTDHSPFTNGFLKALRSSYTYGDGLLTWRGLLAEMEKVIPTPHIGALPQDASGGFVFVAGAVSVVTRPVPPVVKPTIDQIPVPEMVKITGGTFKRENYNVTVSDFWLGKTEVTNGQYAEFLNAKGNQSEGGVEWYDASGSGYNGYAEAAIQKQGNSWVVKSGREDHPVNYVSWFGAKAYCDWLSERTGQNWRLPTEAEWEYAAGGGSTGRTIYAVTDSEASLGDYAWFTSNTNNTGTRPVGQKKPNRLGLYDMSGNVWEWCGDWYGSYPESAQQDPTGPLSGSYRVLRGGGWATSSVNCRVANRINSTPGSRHGNDGFRVARQF, encoded by the coding sequence ATGACTTCGCACATACCTCTGCTTTTGTTGATCCTGCTGCCTTTGGCGGGAATGGCGCCTGAATCCGCCGAAAAACCTGCCCCGCTGCGCGCGGGTAAGGACTTTGCCCTGTTTTTTGCGGTGGATACGTATGACGATCCGGGCTGGAAAGACCTCAAAAACCCGGGGCGTGATGCCGATGCCCTGGCGGCGGAACTTCGCGATGTATTCGGCTTTCAGACAGCGGTGCATAAAAACAAAACCCGCAACGAGATTTTTGCGATCCTGGCGCAGTGGAGCAACAAATCTTTTCCCGCCGATGGCCAGTTGCTGATCTTTTTTTCCGGACACGGAGATTTTAATACCTTTCTTACCACCGGATTTTTTGTATCGCGGGAAGGGAAATACGACGATCCTTACAATGATTCGCATCTCGATCTGAATAAGATCGGGAATATTGTTACGAACATTCCCTGCAAGCATATTCTGCTGGCGATAGACGCCTGTTATTCGGGCACGATAGACCGCGAGATCGCCTTTAATGACAAGGCAAAACCCACAATACACGGTTCCGAAACAACCACTGAAGCGGATCGCCAGGCTGTAATCGCCCTACAACTCCGGAACAAATCGCGCCTTTTACTGACCTCCGGAGGTAAGGAACGGACGCCCGACGGCACGGATCATTCCCCGTTTACCAACGGATTTCTGAAAGCACTGCGGAGCAGCTACACGTATGGGGATGGCCTGCTGACGTGGCGGGGCCTGCTGGCGGAAATGGAAAAAGTGATCCCAACTCCCCATATAGGTGCGCTGCCTCAGGACGCCAGCGGCGGGTTTGTATTTGTGGCGGGGGCTGTGTCGGTGGTTACAAGACCCGTACCCCCCGTTGTCAAACCCACGATTGACCAAATCCCCGTCCCGGAGATGGTAAAGATCACAGGCGGGACGTTTAAGCGGGAAAACTATAACGTAACTGTAAGCGACTTCTGGCTGGGGAAGACGGAGGTGACCAATGGGCAGTATGCGGAGTTTTTGAATGCCAAAGGCAATCAAAGTGAGGGTGGTGTGGAATGGTACGATGCTTCGGGATCGGGGTATAATGGTTATGCGGAAGCTGCGATCCAGAAACAGGGCAATAGCTGGGTGGTAAAATCAGGGAGAGAAGATCACCCGGTCAATTATGTGAGTTGGTTTGGGGCAAAGGCTTACTGCGACTGGCTGAGCGAGCGAACGGGGCAAAACTGGCGGTTACCGACGGAGGCGGAGTGGGAATACGCAGCGGGGGGCGGCAGCACCGGTCGCACGATATATGCAGTTACAGACAGTGAAGCCAGCCTGGGCGACTACGCCTGGTTTACGAGCAACACAAACAATACGGGCACACGCCCGGTGGGACAGAAAAAGCCCAACCGGCTGGGCCTGTACGACATGAGCGGCAATGTGTGGGAGTGGTGTGGGGATTGGTATGGGTCTTATCCGGAATCGGCGCAGCAAGACCCGACAGGCCCGTTGAGTGGCTCGTACCGTGTTTTGCGCGGCGGTGGTTGGGCCACCTCTTCGGTGAATTGCCGCGTGGCTAATCGCATCAACAGCACGCCGGGGTCTCGCCACGGCAACGATGGGTTCCGGGTTGCCCGCCAGTTCTAG
- a CDS encoding DUF4331 family protein has translation MNSIINKICALTVFLLLGAALFASSHREAPLIANDPLADNTDLYAFRSPDDPNTVTIIANYVPLQLAQGGPNYYQFGENIRYEIHIDNDATTAGDDIIYRFTFTKTNSDPSTFFNIRLGMENLQTTYTMERSTDGGATFSTLATNGYVPPYNIGARSILSPVGLGATDYESLFNMAITTLPSGEKVFCGPVDDPFFVDLGGIFDLGDAPRQSGMPVDGVACKNVSTIAIQVPISLLQKDGKDVSLAANILDGDFVIGVWASASRQQMRTLNAGTNASYTGPWVQVSRLGMPLTNEAVIPIGNKDEWNARTPYNENPAFFESFFNPELGLYMDDALFGGAVPALSSLRIQRNSLGAFDFGNGNDGLFGLKGSAAVAGTALDDAIFGTLLLPGPGKPRSVDLWPAFHTGVPNFPPYQLATGKGGNPLAAGKPFVNNFLPSGGDMLRLNMAVPVTDRNDPAFSSLGLVNAAVLGLTDPTYASSAALQFIPNMDGFPNGRRLEDDVTRIELQAVSGVVLAAIGLWYDDFDPTDPNASPVTQDLLDVLTYSTGVEANDAAFRTGFPYVQLPWQGTGVCGGKAVTYQQPTVLPATQSVGSFTLIDAFNDVDVMVVNDGDTIDLASLPTNKVNFRANVNPGVVGSVVFGLNWDPTFRTENNPPYALAGSSKSGSPVNYYQYEITPGQYSLRATPYSGTSGNGLPGIARTVNFTVINSALNLSVTDFTLYNAVSDQPVGPLSDGDVVDLDQIGTNKLNIVAATTPGTVGSVVFALNGNLNFSKDNTFPYSMPGDNGNGGFFQLVFSPGTYTVTATPYTGKSGQGVQGMPKTITFTVISNNFFARTANPGNTPVSLLYPNPATDVLNINMEEGQAGEVSMTIFSALGQIIQTDKFFVPGGKWQNAVDVSNLAPGIYTMQIVNGSVIQSERFIKQN, from the coding sequence ATGAATTCCATCATAAACAAAATTTGTGCACTGACGGTCTTCCTGTTGCTGGGCGCAGCGCTCTTTGCCTCCAGCCACCGCGAAGCGCCACTGATCGCCAATGATCCCCTTGCGGACAATACAGATCTGTATGCCTTCCGCAGCCCCGATGACCCCAACACGGTCACCATTATCGCCAACTACGTTCCGCTGCAACTCGCACAGGGTGGACCCAACTACTACCAGTTTGGAGAAAACATCCGCTACGAGATTCATATTGACAATGACGCGACAACTGCCGGCGATGATATTATCTACCGATTTACTTTCACCAAAACCAATTCTGATCCTTCCACTTTCTTCAATATCAGGCTGGGAATGGAAAACCTCCAGACTACCTATACCATGGAAAGAAGTACGGATGGTGGTGCGACTTTTTCGACACTCGCTACCAACGGATATGTACCGCCTTACAACATCGGTGCACGTTCGATTCTTTCCCCTGTAGGCCTCGGAGCAACAGATTATGAGTCGCTGTTTAACATGGCCATTACTACCCTCCCCAGCGGCGAAAAAGTATTCTGCGGTCCGGTGGACGATCCTTTCTTTGTAGATCTGGGCGGAATATTTGACCTCGGTGATGCACCACGCCAGAGCGGCATGCCCGTGGACGGTGTAGCCTGCAAAAACGTAAGCACAATCGCCATTCAGGTACCGATTTCCCTTCTCCAAAAAGACGGAAAAGATGTGAGTTTGGCAGCCAATATCCTCGACGGCGACTTTGTCATCGGCGTATGGGCTTCAGCCAGCCGCCAGCAAATGCGTACCCTCAATGCAGGAACCAACGCTTCTTACACAGGTCCATGGGTACAGGTTTCCCGCCTGGGCATGCCACTGACCAACGAAGCGGTTATTCCGATTGGCAATAAAGACGAGTGGAATGCGCGCACACCTTACAACGAAAATCCCGCTTTCTTCGAATCTTTTTTTAATCCTGAACTGGGATTGTACATGGATGATGCGCTCTTTGGGGGGGCGGTTCCAGCGCTTAGTTCACTGCGTATTCAGCGCAATTCTCTTGGCGCGTTTGACTTCGGTAATGGAAATGACGGACTGTTTGGTCTGAAAGGCAGTGCAGCCGTAGCCGGTACAGCACTTGACGACGCTATATTTGGCACATTGCTTCTGCCCGGACCGGGAAAACCACGCTCGGTGGACCTCTGGCCGGCATTCCATACCGGAGTTCCCAATTTCCCACCCTACCAGCTCGCTACCGGCAAAGGCGGCAACCCGCTCGCAGCAGGCAAACCGTTTGTCAACAACTTCCTTCCTTCCGGTGGTGATATGCTCCGTCTGAATATGGCCGTACCGGTAACAGACCGCAATGACCCTGCTTTTTCCTCTCTCGGACTGGTCAATGCCGCAGTATTAGGCCTTACGGATCCAACCTATGCATCAAGCGCTGCCTTGCAGTTTATCCCCAACATGGACGGATTTCCAAACGGAAGAAGACTCGAGGATGATGTAACCCGTATCGAACTACAGGCAGTTTCAGGTGTGGTACTCGCTGCTATCGGATTGTGGTATGACGATTTTGATCCTACCGATCCCAATGCTTCACCCGTAACACAGGATCTGCTTGACGTGCTTACTTACAGCACAGGTGTTGAAGCCAACGATGCAGCCTTCCGCACAGGATTTCCCTACGTACAGCTTCCCTGGCAGGGCACAGGGGTATGCGGTGGAAAAGCAGTTACTTACCAGCAGCCTACGGTTCTCCCCGCTACGCAGTCCGTTGGAAGTTTTACGCTGATCGACGCATTCAATGATGTGGATGTAATGGTGGTAAATGATGGAGATACCATTGATCTGGCCAGCCTTCCTACCAACAAAGTCAACTTCCGGGCAAATGTAAACCCCGGTGTCGTAGGCAGTGTGGTATTCGGTCTGAACTGGGATCCAACCTTCCGGACGGAAAACAATCCTCCTTATGCACTGGCTGGTTCCAGCAAATCAGGTAGCCCGGTCAATTACTACCAGTACGAAATCACCCCTGGCCAGTACTCACTCCGCGCTACCCCATATAGTGGCACCAGCGGAAACGGTCTTCCAGGCATCGCCCGCACGGTCAACTTTACCGTAATCAATTCTGCACTCAACCTTTCCGTTACAGATTTCACCCTCTACAATGCAGTCAGCGATCAGCCGGTAGGCCCGCTCAGCGATGGCGATGTAGTAGATCTTGACCAGATTGGCACCAACAAACTCAATATCGTAGCAGCGACAACTCCCGGTACGGTAGGAAGCGTAGTCTTCGCCCTGAATGGCAACCTCAACTTCAGCAAAGACAATACATTCCCCTACTCCATGCCTGGCGACAACGGCAACGGCGGATTTTTCCAGCTGGTATTTTCACCCGGAACCTACACCGTAACGGCGACACCTTATACCGGAAAATCAGGCCAGGGAGTACAGGGAATGCCCAAAACGATCACCTTTACGGTGATTAGCAATAACTTCTTTGCCCGCACCGCCAATCCTGGCAATACACCCGTCAGCCTCCTTTACCCAAACCCAGCCACAGATGTGCTCAATATCAATATGGAAGAAGGACAGGCAGGGGAAGTCAGCATGACCATATTCAGTGCGCTTGGACAAATCATACAGACTGACAAGTTTTTTGTCCCCGGAGGAAAATGGCAAAACGCTGTTGACGTATCAAATCTCGCACCCGGTATTTATACCATGCAGATTGTCAATGGCTCAGTCATTCAGTCCGAAAGATTTATCAAACAAAATTAA